The following coding sequences are from one uncultured Desulfobacter sp. window:
- the purT gene encoding formate-dependent phosphoribosylglycinamide formyltransferase encodes MIGTPFTSTATKVMMLGSGELGKEVVIELQRFGVEVIAVDSYENAPAMQVADRCHVISMLDGDALRKIIEDEKPTMVVPEVEAIATDTLVELEQEGFNIVPTAKATKLTMDREGIRDLAAVELGLKTSNYRYADTKEEFLKAVGDVKLPCVVKPVMSSSGKGQSTIKSESDINHAWDYSQSGGRSGEGRIIVEGFIDFDYEITLLTIRHKDGTSYCAPIGHRQEDGDYQESWQPQAMSDKALASAQDMAKKITDALGGWGLFGVELFVKNDEVIFSEVSPRPHDTGLVTMISQDLSEFALHARAILGLPIPNIVQHGPSASSVVLASGISENITFSGVENALEIENTQVRLFGKPKVNGKRRMGVAVARADSIEEARENANKASSSIKVKL; translated from the coding sequence ATGATTGGAACACCATTTACCAGTACTGCAACAAAAGTGATGATGCTTGGATCGGGAGAGTTGGGCAAAGAGGTCGTCATTGAACTACAGAGATTCGGCGTTGAAGTTATTGCAGTAGATAGTTATGAAAACGCGCCGGCGATGCAGGTTGCAGACAGATGCCATGTCATCTCTATGCTTGATGGTGATGCATTAAGAAAAATCATTGAAGATGAAAAACCGACAATGGTTGTGCCGGAAGTTGAGGCAATTGCTACAGATACATTGGTAGAACTGGAACAAGAGGGGTTTAATATCGTCCCAACTGCAAAAGCGACAAAACTTACAATGGATAGAGAGGGAATTAGGGACTTAGCCGCAGTGGAGTTAGGTTTAAAAACCTCGAACTATAGATATGCAGATACAAAAGAGGAATTTTTAAAGGCTGTTGGTGACGTAAAACTCCCCTGCGTTGTTAAACCTGTTATGAGTTCTTCCGGTAAGGGCCAGAGCACAATAAAAAGTGAATCTGATATTAATCACGCATGGGATTATTCCCAAAGCGGTGGAAGAAGTGGAGAAGGACGAATTATTGTTGAAGGATTTATTGATTTTGATTATGAAATCACACTTCTGACGATTAGACATAAAGATGGGACAAGCTATTGTGCCCCAATTGGACACAGACAGGAAGATGGCGATTATCAGGAATCTTGGCAGCCACAGGCAATGAGTGATAAGGCGCTTGCATCTGCTCAGGACATGGCAAAAAAAATTACTGATGCCCTTGGTGGATGGGGGCTTTTTGGGGTTGAGCTTTTTGTTAAGAATGATGAAGTGATTTTCAGTGAGGTTTCTCCGCGTCCACACGATACAGGACTTGTCACCATGATTTCTCAGGATTTGAGTGAATTTGCACTCCATGCAAGGGCAATTTTAGGACTTCCGATCCCCAATATTGTGCAGCATGGACCCTCGGCTTCGTCTGTGGTTTTAGCAAGTGGAATTTCTGAAAACATTACTTTTTCCGGTGTTGAAAATGCACTGGAAATAGAGAATACACAGGTTAGACTTTTTGGAAAACCAAAGGTTAATGGCAAAAGAAGAATGGGGGTCGCTGTCGCAAGGGCTGATTCTATCGAAGAGGCTAGAGAGAATGCAAATAAGGCGAGTTCATCTATAAAAGTTAAGTTGTGA